The genomic interval GAGGAGGGGGCCAGTGACAGCGCCGAATTCCACTACACCCGGCCCATGTACAGCAAGCCCAGCATAATGGCTCACAAACGCTGGATCCACGTGAAGCCCGAGCGCTTTGAGCAGGCGTGTGAGGGCATGGATGTGCACGCACCCTACGATGAGCACCAGGTCACAGAGTCCGTCAACACGGTGCAGACGGAGTACTCAGTCCAGCCCTCGGGGGTAGAGGAAGACTTTCACATCGGGGAAAAGAAAGTGGAGGCAGAGTTTGACGAACAGGCTGATGAAAGCAATTATGATGAGCAGGTGGATTTCTATGGCTCCTCCATGGAAGAGTTTTCTGGAGAGCGGTCAGATGGGAATCTCATTTGGCACAAACAGGAGGCTGCTCTAGCATCGGGCTACAGTGAGAATATTGAGATGGTAACAGGGATTAAAGAGGAAGCTTCCCACCTAGGATTCTCAGCCACTGACAAGCTGTATCTTTGTCAGTGCGGCAAGAGTTTCACTCACAAGAGTCAGAGAGATCGACACATGAGCATGCACCTCGGGCTCCGGCCTTATGGCTGTGGGGTCTGTGGTAAGAAATTCAAAATGAAGCATCATCTCGTGGGTCACATGAAAATTCACACAGGCATAAAGCCATATGAGTGTAATATCTGTGCAAAGAGATTCATGTGGAGGGACAGTTTCCACAGGCATGTGACTTCTTGTACCAAGTCCTACGAAGCTGCAAAGGCTGAGCAGAATATGACTGAGGCTTGTACCAAGTCCTACGAAGCTGCAAAGGCTGAGCAGAATATGACTGAGGCTTGTACCAAGTCCTACGAAGCTGCAAAAGCTGAGCAGAATATGACTGAGGCTTGTACCAAGTCCTACGAAGCTGCAAAGGCTGAGCAGAATACAACTTGAGTGGcaggcacaaaaataaactgtggtaatTATGCAAATCTGGGCACAGATGATGCGTGCTACTTGCTATTATGagagaagcttaaaaaaaaggaagatatttCTGCAAGACCAGTTCTAAGTAGGCCAATTAAAAAATCTAATTCTTCAAATGTGTCTGTTCCCGGCCTGGAGTGGCTAAAGGGGATAAGTGCGCCCACCTCACACCTGGTAAGGTGAACCTTCAGGCCTCTTGGGAATGAAGCTGGTGAACTAGAGGGTAGAGACACCTGCACTTGGAATTGGACTCCAACCCCCCAGTTCCGTTTCAGGTGGCAGCGGTGTTTGATCAGTCATTATTACAAGGTCATATTGgaattttattttgctcttaCTATAGATACTTAGGTAATGTGGGTTTGTTTTGGTAGCTGCTTCACTGAATGAAATGCTACTTATGTAATAGCTACAAATAATGTGATTCCTAGGATACTAAGTTGATTAACAGAGCTCTCTTATCTGGTTTTGTTCTTTCTAAAGAGTATTCTAACCAAAACTTTGGAGATTATTAAGAGGGTGACATtctaagtaagaaaaaaaagtaactcaTGGTACCAGCTCCAATTTCTGTAAGATGCCACCATCACAACGTGTTTCAGACTCTTAATAAGTcagagttttatattttagtaCTAACATTTAGTTTGAACAGTTGTTTCTAATTGTAATTCTCTAGGGTGCCAGAGATAGGTATTTCTAACTGGTTTGCTGTCCCAAATCCTGTTTGTTTAATTGTAGCATCCACACGGTGGGATCTGCTCTGGCTAGTAGACTTCTAGCCTGCTTTGACTCTGACCACGGTACCATTGGCTGCTCCAGCCCATTCACTCTGTCTTAGATTATGGTGCTTCCTGAAGTGGTCAGTCAATGACCAGTTACTGGGAAGGAGCTGGAAGCCACGGCTGAGAGTTACCTGTGAACTTCAGGAGCCTATAGAGTGCTACAGCGAGACTCCAGCTGTCAGAACGAGAGCCACCAAGTAGCAGAATTTTGAGTGTCAGGTTATACTTAGGGGGACGAGGGGAACCAATTGCTCAAGAAAAGGGGAGTTTTGAAAATACACTGGTAGAGATACTCACAGAGGGGTACGTTGAGCTGGTCCTCCCAGCTCTTTAGGAGTGCTGGAATGTGttttaaaagagggaaagaaagattcCTAATTTTAGGAAGTTGTCTGCAAATTCCTGGTCTCATTTAATAGATAAAGCTGCATACATTTACAAGTCCGTATAGCTATAGTGAAGTatagtaaagtcgctcagtcgtgtctgactctttgcaatcccatggactgtagtctaccaggcttctctgtccatgggattttccaggcaagagtactggagtgggttgccatttccttctccaggagatcttcctgacccagggatcgaacccaggtctcctgcattgcaggcagacgctttaccctctgagccacaagaagCTCTCAGAAGCTCTGTATAGCTatacctaccaaaaaaaaaaaaaaagaaaaaccaagaaaaGTAGCTATTCTGACACCTTTTCTGAGGATTAgtcagaagtttgggattaaaaaaGAAGCTTGTTCAGGATGTTTTAAACTGTAACATACCTGAAGCTGTCACCAGGGTTGGGTCAGGGTGCTACTGTTAGGTCAACTTTTCCGTAAACTTAATGGTTTATTATTTCTtagtggaaactttttttttcctgaaaacaaaaataacttttcttgGATTTGGAatgaagtttttgttttaaaagttgggCTTTGCTCTGAAATGAGCAACTTTGCTGGCAATGGCCTCTGGTCCTCAAACTCCTACCATCAAGGCATTTAGTTGTATGGAAAGGGGAAAGATTTACTTACCAGTTAACGCTTGTAATCAAGGTTACAAAACAGGGATCTATTCATTAACACTGTATCATTCTCGATATATAAAAAGCACTttgtatttaaaactttattataaatatatattgatttttttaacctAGAAACTAGATATTACCTCTTGGTTGTTTGCCATGTTAATACCCTCTTCTGTTAGTGTTGAAACTTCACCAGTTAACAGTCATTTCTCTGTGTACCTGACAGAGAATGTAGAGGTGACTTATAGCCAAGCTCAGTTgctgcttctctttttctcatgtTAGAAGCATTGGGTTTTAGGTATGATCCCAGCCATTGTATGTGAGGAATAATTGTTGTATCACTTCTACTAATTTCAGTACTAAGGCAGTGCAGCCATTTTGTTCGGCCAAAAGCCAGTCACCCTCATAGTATCAGCAGACCATTTCTGCCTGTTTGGAAGGTTTGATGTGCTGGTTTCTATTAAAGATTGTACTCAAATGAGTGTTGGAACACTTGggaagaagagtcttgagaggtaaaataaaaatattctggaacAATCTCATGGTCCTTCAGTTATGTTGAGATCAGCACGGCAGCCGTCGTGCgtaatgaggaggaggaggacaggacTGGGGGCAGCTCTCTGGTGGTAGTTTTAGAAGCTCTCAGTTGTGCTGGGACTTCACGTGTTATGAAGAGAAGCAGATCTTCTGTTGAAATCCTTACGTGTGCATCTGCTACTAAATGTAGAATATAAAATGTAAGCTCCTCACACCTGCCGTTTGAAGCTTTCTGTGGTGGTGGGCTTTTTATAAAAGTTAGAGTTGCTGATCAGTCCACCAGACCCCGTGAGATGATTGGGCATCTGAAATGCTGGCCATGTCCAGAGAGGCGGGGCAAGGGGGTTGCCTTAGTTTGGATATTGAAAGTGAATCTTTATAAACTTTGCTTTTAGGCTTAAGAGATCATACTGtgttactacttttttttttttttcctcctgcccaccctgGGTTGGACAGATAGTCTCTGTCCTTACCCTCAGTACAGCTTTAGAAAATCTTTCTCCTTCCCGTTGAGTTTGGAGAGCAGTGGGTAACGTTTCCAAACAGTCTTTCAGGGATCTTGTCAGTGGCCCACAGCCAAGGTGTTTGTCCCTTACTTTGAGTCTTAACTGTGGTTTCTCTCCAGTCCCAATGGGAAAGGGCTTGAAGGCACCACCAGTGGTCTTTAATATTCGTACTGATGCTATGTCTTTCATTTTAGATCCACACATTACAATAATCCACCTGATAAAGTAGGTCTGACCGGCTGAGAACAGACTGCCATAACTTTCCTCAGCTGTTGAAGGTTACCCCCCAGTCCCTTCTTTTGGCTgctggtctcaaagagtctgcctgaaagggtctcctcggctcgagtgggcatttgctgaactgaactgactctgagCTGACTGACTGGGAAAGCTGCTTAGTCTCAGTAGCATCTTCCTACGGAGGCACACACCTCCTCCTGAGGCTGCTGTGGACATGAAGTTGGGGCTGAGCAGAAGCAGCAATGCTGGCTTTCCCTGGGGAGGGGGGATTTGCTGCGCCCCCCGACCCCGGGTGGGTAGGGGAAGGTGGAGAGGATGCCATCACACCAACTTCAGGGGTTTGCTTTCATAAGGTCTCTGGATAATTTAGGAATGCTGAAAACCAAGCAACATagacccccacccctccagccctTCTGTGCCACACTAATTTTGTGGTTTAGGTTGCTTTTCTGTGACTCACTTTGTTCAGTGAAACCAGggtgtttgtttggatttttgtcTTTGCTAACTTATGTGTTCGAAGGTACATGTTTCTTATTTCAAATTTCTACTGATAGTGCCCTCTGGGAAGATGCTGGAACACATTTTgcaaatgtgactttttttttttagttttgcttgAAGCCTGTGTCATAATGTCAATTGCTGCTGCCTTCTTTCCTTTTATGAGGTTCCCAGtgtttcttctagaaaattatttATGCAAGTCAGGTGACTCTTAGACCACAAAACCATTTGACAATAAGCAGAGTATCATTAGGTGCATATCTTATTGATATTTTGTGAAATGTTATGCCTGTGTTGCAAAAGTTGAATAGTTTTGTCTTTATATACTGCTGTCTTAAGTGTACAGCATGGTTTTACTTAATTGAATGTTactgtttaatattttcttcttatagAAGAGACCATGCCCTTTTGTATGACATGTTTTAATAAATGTTATCTGTCAACTTtgtaaaagttttgtttttcactctGGATATTTGACCACAAGTCTTTGTTTTCACTCTGACCTTTGCCACCTGAGAATAAAAGTTATATTGTGGCCTTTTGATAAGTAAATGCCAACTAGCCTGCTCAGATGGGTAGTGAGTTGATCATTTGCCGCTTCGGGCATTTATGATCTCGTTTAGCGCCCCGCCCCGCTAGCCCTGTCAGGTGTTTGGGTCTCCTGGTTATTCTCCCTTGGCTCCTCCagatcccctccccaccctgggctTCTTTTTGGAGGCTCACCCCTGCGGACCTGTCCCGGCTTCTGGTCACGGTCCACAGGAGACACTCTGGGAGGAGCGTGGCGGGTGGGAGGAGAGAAGTCCGGGCCTTCACTGCCCGCGGCTCCTTTCCGCCAGGCGTGGCTGGACAGGCCGGCCCCCTCTGCGCAGCTCCCATCAGGCAACTCCAGCATCTGGGACTACACCCTCCTCTTGGGCTCTCAAGCCGAGGCTCGGCCCTGACTCCCAGTTTCGCCGGCCCTCAGAGACTGGAGTATCCCCGTAGGAGTCCCTGGAGCCTGCCCACACCCTTTGTAAATAATCCCTTATGAAACGCCGCTCAGTCTCCCAGCTGAGTTACGCCTGCGTTCCGTGCCCGCACCCAGGTGATGCCTCGCCTCAACATGTGAGCAGCTGTGAGTCACAGGAGGGGGGTCTGTTACCAGAGGTGGCACCGCAGCTTCCCgggcagagctgagattcagaAGCGTGGCCTGTGGCTACAGCGCTCCAAAGGTGGTTTTTTCCAGTCTCTGTGATGCCGCCTTGCCCTTCAGTCGGGTCTCTGCTTCACCTCACTTTCCCCTCCGctgctccccaacccccacccccaagaaaacccgcaagcagcagcaacagtgctcTTTAAAAGTGCCGCAGGCACTGAGGGCCACACGTATTTCCTAACAACAGCTCATTACCAGAGACACTGCTTGTTTTAGACCAAACTTAACCATCTTCCCACACAAACCTTCTGTTACCACTGTTTGTTGTGAGGTTTCCCCCGCCCTCCCCACTGCTGATTTTGAAGCCAGCTACAGATTGCCTCAGCTAGCTTAGCCATTCTCTATATGGGAAGAAGTCCAAAAGAACCAtttctagcctttttttttttgaggtgaggCTGTCTATTCTGACCAAGGGCAAACAGTTCAGGCCCTGCAGCATGGTGACCCCGCCGACCTCTACTCTTGCCCTTCCTGGGTACCCTGCCAAGGACCCTGGTTACCCCCAGTCCAGCCCACCCAGAAAGTAGATTTTCCCACACGGCTCCCACGGGGGCAGAGACCTCTGTAGGGTAAAGAGGCAGGCCCCGTTTCTTATCAGGGGAAAAGGATGAAGTGGCTCATTTGTATTTGGGAACAGAAGTGGGGTGGGATGTGAGGGGTGTTATCCAGACGGAGGGTGTAACACCTGTGCAGTGTATTTAGATTTCCTCATAGTCAGTTCAGGGACTGCTTCCCACCAAACCACCAGAGCACTTCTTGAGAACAGTCTCCACGCCTAGGCGCCCTGGAGGGTGTTCAGCTCTAGGATTTGCCCACAGTCAATGGACCAGTTCGCAGGTCAGCAACAGGAAATGAGGTAAGCTTGTTGAACTCGATTTAACAGTCATTTACTGTTTGGCAAGTAATCTTAAATTTGTTCTTTCTCTGCACAGAACGTGAAAGATAAGAGCTCTATTCCCTTCCGTCTCTGTCTTGTGTTCTctttaagaaaagaatgaatgaatggtaaaTGAAGATAGGCacaaatggtatttttttttccccacttaaatGAGAAGCCAGAACAGGAGCAGAGGTAGAGAGAAGAGTCTCATGGTCTTTCTGAACTGGTTTGACTAGTTTGAATCAAAACCAAACCATTTGATTTTATAATCTTCTGTCACTTTCTTGTCCCGCTGCAAATAGCTTGATGCCATCACAGGAGAGGCACAGCTGTCCTTCAGGGGTGTATGTGGGCActataaaaataagcaatattGTAGGTAagtagatgtttaaaaaaaaaaaaagtggcttttATAGTCTAGAAATTGtgagttctattttttttcttcctcatattccaaaataagaaaacaggacTAAAGCcattaaatgtatttataactTAATAAGGTACTTGTTACTCCCCAGAGTATAATGGTCTGTCTGATGTAATAGCTAACTTTTATGGATAGAAGCGGAAGGCTGCCTCTAGAACTGCCCCTGTCTTGTTAACTTGGGGTCAGCCACACTGCAGTAAAATCTCACTTGTTAGGGTTCTCGGAAAGCTCCTGAGCTGCACAGGGCTCCACTCGTGGTGGACGGACGCCAAATCTGTACCGGCTGCTGGAATTCCTGCAGGGTCTGGCCGAGTAGAGATTGTAGGCTTTAAAATGACAGCAGTGACTTTGAACCAGACTGGAAAGGATTAATTTTTAACCTCATTTATAGAGTGTGTCATAATCTGTGAGGTATCTTTTGTCTACTCCCAATATGAAGATACAGAGAATCTTtcttggaaagttttttttttaatgcagttctATATCTTTGGGACTCTGAGCACCAACTCAATCCACTGAACACCATACCTACTTTAATAGGTGTAAGAAGAATTGGGATTGCAGACTATAAATAACAGCCCTAGGAGAAGGTTCATCGCTTAACCATGTGCTAAGTGTCTAACTTGCATTAGCTCACTTATTCCTCAGAAGAATCTGGTGAGGCAGAATTTTCTCCCAGGCTACCTTAGGTAGCAAGAAAGGATGACAGCTTCCTAGTCTGcaggggagattttttttttttttcttcctcagggAAACCCCTCCCTGGGCCCTTATTCATGAGCTAGGAAGGATGTCTGCTTCTGAGATTTGCAGTTACCCTCACCACCTGTAGGGCACTGACCAAGGGTTCTAATGCGGGATGGCAAGGACCTGGGACAGATTAACCTTCCAGTGCCTTTAGGGGCTGGGTGACTCACTGGGTGTCCCCTGGGTTCACACACTGCTCTCTTTGGAGAAATAGAGACTCCATCTAGGGACAATTCCAGGCCTGGCACCAGTAGCTCCCTGCTTGAATGCCTTAGGTTCaggaaatatatgaagaaattaaTCCCAGGGGTGGAAAGTCCAGTGATTTTCAAACTGGTAGAAAAGGCGCATCAGGGCCTACTCCAAGAAAAGGGCAGGGAAAAGGAGCATgacccacccaccaccaccctcttGCCATCAGAGCAGCTTTATTTTCACATAGTACAATCACCCAATTGCTTGCTCCTTGATAGAGTTGACATTTACGTGGGCTTACTGTGTTCTGCACCATTCTAAGCACTTTTCTTGGACTGACCCTTCACCTCACACCCACTGTGCAAGGCAGGTGCTCATGCCGTCACCGTCTAGCAGGAGGACACTGCCAACAGAGCCAGCATTCCAAAGCCCGAGTCCTGGGCTCTGCTAAGCTACCCGTGTTCTGTCGGGCTCAGCGTGTCCAGAGTAAACCCCGCCCTGCCTGCTGGTGCCCTGGATATTAAATTTTGAATGTAAATCGTCTAGAGAGGGGTTCCAAAGGCCACAGGCTTATCTCAGCCCCCTGACCACTGCTCTAGTGTCTTATCTCCAGGAGACCAGGTCTTGGCACCAGCAGCACCTGCTTATCTCTGGGTTGGTGGGCCCCAAGCAGGCTCACCCTGTTCCATCAGCCTCTGGGGCAAGGCACTCCCTTCCAGCATCCCCAGCTCCTCACTTGACTGCTCCaagccctgccccctcccaagCAGATCTAGTCCTGTCACCTCCCCAATCCCCCGCAGAGGATCTTAACCCCTTAGCTTGCCATCCAGGGTCCCGCTATCACAGTAGCTGGCTGCTGGTCTGGTCTTAACTGCCCATCTCCACTTGGGCCCTGGCTCTCCTCTTCGGACTTTTCTGTCCTTCGACGACGCTTTTCCCTGCCTTGAACACTCTTTTCCGACCCCACTTCCTGACTTTCCTCCTCCTGGAACACTTTGTATCATTCCAGGCTCTGTGAAAATAACTCCTGTGATGCCTTCCCTGAGCACCCCTGAAAATTATTCACACCAACTCTTAGTGATTCCGTTTTCATTTTAAAGGTAGCTGCTGTAGCCTTTGTTACTATCTCGGAATTTTACGTATACCAGCCATTCTTCACATAAACCCATGTCCCCGGCTAGACAGTGAGGTCCtcagaaacagaaagtgaaagtgaagtcgctcagtcgtgtccgactctttgcgaccccatggactgtagccctccaggctcctccatccatgggattctccaggcaagaatactggagtgggttgccatttccttctccagggtatcgaacccaggtctcccgcattgcaggcggacagacgctttaacctctggcACAGTCCTGATCCACAGTCAGTAAATactgctgaattttaaaaattttataataattgcCGATCTACTGTTGAATCTTTATCCACCAGATATGGCCATGAACTTTTTGCTTTGTCAGACACCTTTCTTAGGAAGTATGCATACCCAACGATCTTACAAAGGCCCTCTTCCAACTGAATGTCATCTAAGTGATGCTGAAATTGCCTGTTAGCTAAGAATTTTAAGGTAAGTATAGATCCTCTTTCCTAAGTGAAAGGTTTTGTATCTTAGCAAGTACTGAGCTGTAATATTTGATGCTGTTTATTTAAGTAAAGACAGGCAGAAGGGGGCAATGGGATTTAGCAAAAAAATGATTTCTGGTAGAGAAAAGTCAGTGTCTGGCTCACACCAGAATGTCAGTAGAGTAACTTAAAACAGTTGACAACTTGCTTTGGAAGCAGAATAAACTGAATTGCCAGACTGCTTATTAAATACACCAGCCCTGTAGTGAAGGAAAGTGatgaatattttttgttgttaactTCTGCTAAGAAGCTTGTTCTAGAAGAGGGCATATTTTCAGTGAATTTTGGCACGGTCTAAAACAGATGGTTACATGTTATTTGGTGCTTCATCTAATACTAAAACTTGTGGCAATTGATTAAGGACCAAAAGTTGTTTTTCTACAACACTCAAAACATGATTGTAGCAATCTGAGCTTTAAGTATTCTTAATAATAGCAGTAGGATGTTGCAGTTGGGAAACACAGGATCTGGACTAGACAACTGGGCAGGTTATAGGCAATAAAGACAGTTTGTTTTGTGTGAATCGACTCTGAGAGAACATGGCATGAGGCTCTTCTGACCGTCTAAAAGTAGAAAGGGCGGCAGTGAGCTTGTGACTCACACAGGAGTTCTGTCTGAAAGGTGCTAAGCAGTTCTGCCAGAAACTGTTTCAGAAGCATCTCAGGGCAAATCTTCTCAATCTTTTCAtgtagaaggattttttttttattttaacctttactttattcttttttttggctgtgccatgtggc from Budorcas taxicolor isolate Tak-1 chromosome 11, Takin1.1, whole genome shotgun sequence carries:
- the ZBTB43 gene encoding zinc finger and BTB domain-containing protein 43 produces the protein MEPGTNSFRVEFPDFSSTILQKLNQQRQQGQLCDVSIVVQGHIFRAHKAVLAASSPYFCDQVLLKNSRRIVLPDVMNPRVFENILLSSYTGRLVMPAPEIVSYLTAASFLQMWHVVDKCTEVLEGNPTVLCQKLNHGSDHQSPSSSNYNGLVESFELGSGGHTDFPKAQELRDGENEEESTKDELSSQLTEHEYLPSNSSTEHDRLSTEMASQDGEEGASDSAEFHYTRPMYSKPSIMAHKRWIHVKPERFEQACEGMDVHAPYDEHQVTESVNTVQTEYSVQPSGVEEDFHIGEKKVEAEFDEQADESNYDEQVDFYGSSMEEFSGERSDGNLIWHKQEAALASGYSENIEMVTGIKEEASHLGFSATDKLYLCQCGKSFTHKSQRDRHMSMHLGLRPYGCGVCGKKFKMKHHLVGHMKIHTGIKPYECNICAKRFMWRDSFHRHVTSCTKSYEAAKAEQNMTEACTKSYEAAKAEQNMTEACTKSYEAAKAEQNMTEACTKSYEAAKAEQNTT